DNA sequence from the Actinacidiphila yeochonensis CN732 genome:
GCGGCCCCGGCTCCACCCCCACGCACGGTGCGACCGGCGCGGAGCAACCGGCGGAAACGGGCGTCTCCGCCTGAGACCAGGACCGCGCCGATCGCCTTCGCCCGCCGCGAGGGTGATCGGCCGCGTCCGGCGGCGATGCCGGTGCGGCCGGCGGTGCGGGGCCGGTGGCGGCGGGGAGGTCAGCTTCAACAAGGTGCTAGCGCAAGGTATGTGACGTGTCGTCGCCTCGCTGCCGCGCGGCTCGGTGCCCGCCGACTTCCGTCACCTCCCGCCGGCGCTACGACGGCGTTTCGGCGGGGGCCGGGGCGCCGGGCGCGTCAGCGTAGGGGAGCAGCTCGGGGCGCTTGGGCGGCAGGCCGTCGCCGCTGGAGCGGCCGGTCAGCCGGCGGCCGATCCACGGCAGCAGGTGGTGGCGGGCGAAGCGCAGGTCGGCGGTGCGGCGGGCGGCCCAGCCGGCGCGCACGGCGGGCGGCAGCGGGTCCAGCCAAGGGGACTCGGCCGGGCCGCCGAGGGCCTGCCACACCGCCTCGGCCACGCGCGTGTGGCCGTCGTCCGTCAGGTGCAGCCGGTCGTCCGCCCACATCCGGCGGTCGCCCAGCACCTCCGCGCCGTACAGGTCCACCACGACCGCGCCGTGCCGCTCGGCTGCCGCCGCGACTTCGGCGAAGAGGCGGTCGATCCGCGGCATCACGCGGGTGGCGACCGGACCGCGGCGGATCGGGCTGCGCATCAGCACCAGCTGCCCGCAGGCGGGGGCCAGCCGCTCCACGCAGGAGGACAGCAGCGCGCACACCGCCTCCACGTCGCACCCCGGGCGCAGCACGTCGTTGAGGCCGCCGACCAGTGTGACGAGGTCGGGGCGCATGGCCACCGCCGCGTCCACCTGCTCGTCGGCGATCTGCCGGATCAGCTTCCCGCGCACCGCGAGGTTCGCGTACCGGAAGCCGGGCGTGCCCGCGGCCAGCCGCCCCGCGAGCAGGTCCGCCCAGCCCCGGTAGGAGCCGTCGGGGAGCCGGTCGGACATGCCCTCGGTGAACGAGTCGCCCAGGGCGACGAAGCTGGCGAAGCCCGGGACGGCGGAGACGGCGGGGGCGCTGGAGCGCGGCGGCGGTGTCTGCATGGCGCGCCGATCCTATGCGAACGCCCGGCGGCCGGTCCCGCCCGCCGGGCCGCCGGCGCCCAGGGAGCCGGTACGAGGACGCCGCGCACGGGAGCCGGCGGGACCTCCCGGTTCAGCCGCGGCCCCGGCCGACCAGCTCCTTCAGCACGTCCTGCATCGTCACCAGGCCCACCCAGCTCCCCTCCCCGTCCACCACGGCCGCCATGTGGGCGCGCGCGGCCCGCATCGCGGTGAGCACGTCGTCCAGCGGGGTGGCCGCGCCGACCCGGGGGATGGGGCGCAGCGCCGAACGGGGGATCGGCGCGCTCCGCTGCTCGGCGTCCAGCGCGTCCTTGACGTGGAGGTAGCCCAGAACCCGCCCGTCGTCGTCGGCCACCGGGAAGCGGGAGAAGCCGGACTCCGCCGCCAGCCGCTCCAGGCCCTCGGCGGTCACCCCCAGCCGCGCGGGCAGCACCCGGTCCGGCGGCAGCAGCACCTCGCCGACCGGCCGGCGGCCCAGCGCCAGCGCGTCCCGCAGCCGTTCGGCGGCCCGTTCGTCCAGCAGCCCCGCCGCTCCGGCGTCCACCACCATCCGGGACAGCTCCGCGTCGGAGAAGACCGCCCCCACCTCGTCCTGCGGCTCCACCCGCACCAGCCGCAGCCCGGCGTTGGCCAACCCGTTCACCCCGGCGATCAGCGGCCGCAGCACCCGGGCCACCGCCACCAGCGGCGGGCCCAGCAGCAGCGCCGCGCGCACCGGGTCGGCCAGCGCCACGTTCTTGGGCACCATCTCGCCGAAGAGCATGTGCAGGTAGGTCGCCAGGGCCAGCGCGAGGGCGAACGACACGACGTGCACCGTGCCCTGCGGCACGCTCAGCGCGTGGAAGAGCGGCTCCAGCAGGTGCGAGATGGCCGGTTCGGCCACGATGCCCAGGACCAGCGTGGAGGCGGTCACGCCCAGCTGGGCGGCGGCCAGCATCACCGAGACGTGCTCCAGCGCCCACAGCACCCGGGCCGCGCGCCGGTCGCCGCGCTCCGCGCGCGGCTCGATCTGGGCCCGCCGCACCGACACCAGCGCGAACTCGGCGCCGACGAAGAACGCGTTGGCCACCAGGGTGAGCAGCCCGACCAGCAGCTGGACGAAGATCACCGGCCGCTCCCGCTCCCGCTCCCGCTCCCCGCGCCCCGCCCCGGCCGCCGCTCCGCCGCCCCCGTCCGTGCCGGGCGGCGCCGCGCGCCTCAGGGGACGGCGGCGCCGGCCGCGGGTCCGCCCCGGCCGTCGTCCGCCGCGCGCCCGTGTCGTACGGCGGCGACACCAGCAGCACCCGCGCCGCGCGGTGGCCGGAGGCGTCGGTGACCTCCATCCGCCAGCCGCCCACCACGGCGACGTCGCCGCGGCGCGGGATACGGCCCAGCCGGTGCGCGATCAGACCGGCCAGCGTCTCGTACGGGCCCTCGGGGGCGCGCAGGCCGATCCGCTCCAGCCGGTCCTCGGTGCGAGCCGCGCCGTCGGCGTCGTAGGTGCGGCGGCCGTCCGGGTCCTCGTGGAGGAAGAGCAGGTCGGGCAGCTCCTGCGGGTCGTGCTCGTCGCGGACCTCGCCGACGACCTCCTCCACGATGTCCTCCAGCGTGACCACCCCCGCGGTGCCGCCGTACTCGTCGATCACCACCGCCATCGACGTGCGGCTGGTGAAACGGTCCAGCAGCCGGTCCACGCTCAGCGACTGCGGCACCAGCAGCGGTTCGCGCAGCAGCGTGGTGACCGCCGTACGGGCGCGCCGCCCGGCCGGAACGGAGAGCACGTCCTTGATGTGGACGGTGCCGACGACCGCGTCGAGGGTGTCGCGGAAGACCGGGAACCGGGACAGGCCGGTGGCCCGCGCCGCGTTGGCCACGTCCTCGGCCGTCGCCTGCTCCTCCAGCGCGGTCACCTGCACCCGCGGCGTCATCACGTGCTGCGCCGTCAGGTCCGACAGGCCGATGGTGCGCACGAACAGCTCGGCGGTGTCCGCCTCCAGCGTGCCGGCCCGAGCCGAGTGCCGGGCCAGCGCCCGCAGCTCCTGCGGGCCGCGCGCGGAGTCGAGCTCCTCGGCCGGCTCCAGGCCCATCCGGCGCAGCACCCGGTTGGCGGTGTTGTTCAGATGGTGGATCAGCGGGCCGAACGCCGCCGTGAACGCGCGCTGGAGCGGTGCCACCCGCTTGGCCACCGGCAGCGGCCGGGCGATCGCCCAGTTCTTCGGCACCAGCTCGCCGATCACCATGAGCGCCACCGTGGACAGCGCCGTACCCAGCACCAGCGCCAGCGAGGACACCGCCGACGCCGGCACCCCGGCCGCCCGCAGCGGGCCGCGCAGCTCCCCGGCCACCGAGGACTGCGCGAGCATGCCGATGACCAGCCCGGTCACCGTGATGCCCAGCTGCGCGCCGGACAGCTGCACGGTCAGCGACCGCACGCCCGCGAGTACCGCTGCCGCGCCCCGCTCGCCGTTCTCCGCGGCCCGCTCCACCTCGCCGCGTTCGACGGTGGTCAGCGAGAACTCCGCCGCGACGAACACGCCGCAGACGAAGGTGAGCAGCACGGCCACCGCCACGAGGAGCGCTTCGGTCATCGGAACACCTCGGTCCCATGATCGGACAGGCCCGGACGGCACGCATGGCGCGGGCGTCCGCCTGTGTGTCCGCCCGTGTGCCAGGAGAGCCGCGCGCGTCGCCGCGGCCGTGGATCGGCAGTGGTTCGGTCGTGCTGTGTCAGTGGTTCGTCAGTGGTTCGGCCGTGCCCGCGGTCGTCGGTCCGGTGAGCCCCCGGACTCGCGGGCGCCGGCGTCAGACCAGCGGCTTCGTCCAGCGCCGCCACTGCTCCTCCGGCCCGTAGCCCGCCGCCTGCCAGGCGTGCTGCGCCAGCTCGTTCTCCACCAGCACCATCGCGTCGCCGCGCCGCCCGCCCACGGCGAGGAACCGCTCCTCGGCCGCCCTGAGCAGTACCCGGGCCACGCCCTGGCGGCGCGCCGCCGGCAGCACCGCCAGCCGGTACAGGTGGCACCGCCAGCCGTCGAACCCGGCGATCACGGTGCCGACCAGCTCGCCCTCGCGTTCGGCCAGCAGCAGGGCCTCCGGGTCGCGCCGCAGCAGCGCGGCCACGCCGTCCTCGTCGTCGGAGATGCTGGTGCCCTCGGCGGCCGTCTGCCAGAAGGCCAGTACGGCGGGCGCGTCGTCGAGCCCGGCCGGGCGGACGCGTACCTCACCCCCCGTTACGGCGATGGGACCGCCGTGCGTGGCGTGGTGGTGGTGTCCGTCGCGCGGCAGATCGCTCATACGGGCCAGCCAACCAGCGGGGCGCGGGCGGCTGCCGGGCATTCCGCGATGCGGGACGGCGGAGCACGCCGCTCCCGCGTGCCACGCGGGCCGACCTCCGGACGGCCCATCGGACGGGGAGCCGCCGCGGATGCCCTTGCCGGTACTAGCGCCAGAGCGCTAGCGTGAGGGTATGGCGAAAACCCAGTTGAACGTGCGGGTGGACGAAGCCACCGCGGAGACCGCGCGGGAGCGCGCCTCGCAGCGCGGCATCAGCGTGAACCGCTACATCGAGGAACTCGTCCGGCAGGACGAGGGCGAGGCCGGGCGGGCCTTCGTACAGGCCGCCGCCGACTTCATGAAGCGCTACGAGGCGGTCTTCGCCGAGGGGGAGGCCCCCGTCCACGGACCGGGCGCACCTCTGCCGGACCCGCTCGCCCTACCGGACGCACTGGCCGCCGCGGTGCCCGACACGCCGGCCGCAGCCGGCTCCCTCGGAGGCGACGAGCCGCGTTGACCCTCCGGATCGACCTCGCCTGGCTGCTGATGGTCGCCGAGCACAACACGCCCGGGGACCCCCAGGTCACCGACTGGGGCGCGCTGGTCGCCGCGGTCGAGCGGCACCGCGCCGAGATATTCGGCCGCCCCGTCTACGACGACCCGCACCTGCGCGCCGCCGCGCTCCTTCAGCTCCTGCTGCACCTGCCGGCCCTGGAGCGCGCCAACGCGCTCTTCGCCACCGCGGTGGCGTACGCCTACCTGGTGGCCGACGGCCTGAAGGTGGCCACCTCGCCCGAACAGGTCCGCGACCTGGCCCGGCTGGTCCGCGAGGACCACGCCGACCTGCCGAAGATCGCCGCCGCACTGCGCACCTGGACCTCCTGACCCGACCCCTCCAACGGTCCACCGGCCCCGATCCCCGCCGTCGGCCCTCGACCCCGCCCGGCCGGGCACCCCGGCGCACGTCCTCCGCGGTGCCCGGCCGGACGGGGAGCCGCCACGGTCCGTACGACGGAAGCCGCCGGGGACCGTGAGCGACGGCTCCCAGGTGGTCCCGCCGGCCGGTTCCCACCTGCGTCGACCTGCGCCGGCCGGTTCCTGCCCGCGCCGTTACGCCGCGGGTCCGGTCCCGGCGCCGGCTGGGACGTCCGACCGCTCCGGGCCGGGGGCGGCGTCCGCGCTCCGGCCGGCCCCGCCGTTCAGCGGTGCCGGCGCGTACACGTGGGCGAAGGCCGCGCTGTCCCAGACGCCGCCGAGCTGCGGCGCGAGCCAGTTCAGGGCCGCGGCGCGGAACTCCTCGGGTGCCAGGCCACCCACCCCCTGCGGCAGCGCGCCCAGCAGCGGAGCGCCCGCCGCGCCCGGGAGGTCCGAGACGTTGCAGCGCTCGGCGAGGTCGGGCGTGCCGGGCCAGGAGCCGACGACCAGGCCCAGCAGGTTCAGCCGCCGGGCCCGCAGCGCCTCGGCGGTCAACGCCGTCGCGTTGAGGGTGCCCAGGCCCGCCCGCGCCACCAGAAGGACCCCGGCACGCATCAGCGCGGCCGCGTCGGCGAGCGTGTGGCCCTCCTCGTCGTAACGCACCAGCAGGCCGCCGGCGCCCTCCACGAGCACCACGTCGTGCACCGCCGACAGCTTCGCCGCGGCCTCCGCCACCTCGGCGGGCGTCACCGGGGCACGGCCCGAACGCCGGGCCGCCCGCTGCGGTGCCAGCGGCTCGGGGTAGCGGGCCAGCTCCACCGCGGTGACCGCCCCGGCCAGCCGGGCCACCTCGGCCGCGTCCCCCGGCTCCTCCTCGGCCACCCCCGTCTGGGCCGGCTTGAGCACCGCCACGCTCAGCCCCTGGGCCAGGGACGCGGCCGCCACCGCGGCCGTCGCCACGGTCTTGCCCACCTCCGTGTCCGTCCCGGTCACAACGACGATCGCCATACCTGTCTCCGTCCCGCACGTTCCCAAAAACCAGCACCCCGGAGGGCGTCATCCCGCGAGCGCCGCGGCCCGCACCCCCGCGCAGACCGCCGCGACGTCCGCGTCCCCGGTGACGTACGGCGGCATCGTATAGACCAGGTCCCGGAAGGGCCGCAGCCACACCCCGGCCCGCACCGCCGCGCGGGTGGCCGCGGCGATGTCCACCTCGTGGTCCAGCTGCACCACGCCGATCGCACCCAGCACCCGCACGTCCCGCACCCCGGGGCACCGGCCAGGCCCGCCAGGCCCGCCCGCAGCCCCGCCTCGATCCGGCCCACCTCCGCCGCCCAGTCCTGGCCCAGCAGCAGCTCGACGGAGGCACAGGCCACCGCCGAGGCCAGCGGGTTGCCCATGAACGTGGGCCCGTGGGCCAGCACCGGTACATCGCCGCGGGAGATGCCCCGGGCCACCTTCTCGGTGCACAGCGCCGCCGCCAGGCTGAGGTATCCGCCGGTCAGGGCCTTGCCCACGCACATCACGTCCGGCGCGATCCCGGCGTGCTCGGCCGCGAACAGCCGGCCGGTGCGCCCGAAGCCGGTGGCGATCTCGTCCAGCACCAGCAGCACGTCGTGCTCGTCGCACGCCTCCCGCAGCACCCGCAGGTACGCGGGGGAGTGGAAGCTCATCCCGCCCGCGCCCTGCACCACCGGCTCCACCACGACGGCGGCCAGCTCGTGCGCGTGCCGGGCCACCAGCTCCCGCAGGTGGTCGGCGTAGGCGGGCGACGGCTCGGCGTCGAAGCCCGGCGGGGGAGCGTCGGCGAACACCTGCCGGGCGAGCGCTCCGGACCACAGGTGGTGCATGCCGCCGTCCGGGTCGCACACCGACATCGGCTGCCACGTGTCGCCGTGGTACCCGCCGCGCCAGGTCAGCAGCCGGTGCTTCTCCGGCCGGCCCAGCGACCGCCAGTACTGGAGGCACATCTTCAGCGCGACCTCCACCGACACCGAGCCGGAGTCGGCCAGGAACACGTGCCGCAGCGGCTCCGGGGTGATCTCCACCAGCCGCGCGGCCAGC
Encoded proteins:
- a CDS encoding GNAT family N-acetyltransferase codes for the protein MSDLPRDGHHHHATHGGPIAVTGGEVRVRPAGLDDAPAVLAFWQTAAEGTSISDDEDGVAALLRRDPEALLLAEREGELVGTVIAGFDGWRCHLYRLAVLPAARRQGVARVLLRAAEERFLAVGGRRGDAMVLVENELAQHAWQAAGYGPEEQWRRWTKPLV
- a CDS encoding SGNH/GDSL hydrolase family protein → MQTPPPRSSAPAVSAVPGFASFVALGDSFTEGMSDRLPDGSYRGWADLLAGRLAAGTPGFRYANLAVRGKLIRQIADEQVDAAVAMRPDLVTLVGGLNDVLRPGCDVEAVCALLSSCVERLAPACGQLVLMRSPIRRGPVATRVMPRIDRLFAEVAAAAERHGAVVVDLYGAEVLGDRRMWADDRLHLTDDGHTRVAEAVWQALGGPAESPWLDPLPPAVRAGWAARRTADLRFARHHLLPWIGRRLTGRSSGDGLPPKRPELLPYADAPGAPAPAETPS
- the bioD gene encoding dethiobiotin synthase translates to MAIVVVTGTDTEVGKTVATAAVAAASLAQGLSVAVLKPAQTGVAEEEPGDAAEVARLAGAVTAVELARYPEPLAPQRAARRSGRAPVTPAEVAEAAAKLSAVHDVVLVEGAGGLLVRYDEEGHTLADAAALMRAGVLLVARAGLGTLNATALTAEALRARRLNLLGLVVGSWPGTPDLAERCNVSDLPGAAGAPLLGALPQGVGGLAPEEFRAAALNWLAPQLGGVWDSAAFAHVYAPAPLNGGAGRSADAAPGPERSDVPAGAGTGPAA
- a CDS encoding hemolysin family protein; the encoded protein is MIFVQLLVGLLTLVANAFFVGAEFALVSVRRAQIEPRAERGDRRAARVLWALEHVSVMLAAAQLGVTASTLVLGIVAEPAISHLLEPLFHALSVPQGTVHVVSFALALALATYLHMLFGEMVPKNVALADPVRAALLLGPPLVAVARVLRPLIAGVNGLANAGLRLVRVEPQDEVGAVFSDAELSRMVVDAGAAGLLDERAAERLRDALALGRRPVGEVLLPPDRVLPARLGVTAEGLERLAAESGFSRFPVADDDGRVLGYLHVKDALDAEQRSAPIPRSALRPIPRVGAATPLDDVLTAMRAARAHMAAVVDGEGSWVGLVTMQDVLKELVGRGRG